CCCTGCTGCCCGTGATCGCCACGAACCTGTCCAGCCTGGTCTGGGGCTACGGCGCTGCCGCGAAGTCCTACCGCGACTTCGAGCCGACCGTGGTCGTGCTCGGCTTCTCGCTGGTCTTCTTCACCTCGCACTACCTGATCGTCCGCGGCTTCTACGCGCTGGAGCGGACCCAGCTGGTCTTCTGGATCCAGTGCGTGATCGCGCTGGTCAACATCGTGCTGGCCTACGTGCTGGTCGGCCGCGCCCTCGCGCACTCGGTCAGCCCGGCGCTCGGCCTCGCCTACACCGGCGCGTACGCGGTCGGCGCGGCCACGGCGTACGGGCTGCTGGCACGGCGCCTCGGCGGCCTCGACACGCCTCGCCTCGTGCGCTTCGGTGTCCGGATGCTGCTGGCGATCCTGCCCGCGCTGGTCGTGGCCTGGCTGGTCGCCGGTCAGCTCGACGGCCTGATCGGCGACGACCCCAACAAGCTCGAGGTGATCGTCTTCCTGGGCGTCGTCGGCGGCGTCTACGGCCTGGTCTTCCTCGGGTTCGCACGGTTGTTCCGGATTGTCGAGGTGACCGAGATGGTCCAGGGCTTCACCCGCCGCATCCCCGGGCTCCGCTGACCCTCCGCAGCTACGCCGGAGCGACTAGGGTTTCACCGAGCAGCTCCACGATCGCGGCGAGGAGGTAGGCATGCGACCCGGTGACGTCCTCGCGTCGCGGTACCGCCTGACCGTGCTCCTCCACGACCGCAACGGCGGCCGGTTCTGGCGTGCCCACGACCTCGTCCTCGCCCGCGACGTCGCCCTGCACCTGATCCCGGAGGACGACCCGCGCGGCCCCCTGCTCGAGGAGGCGGCGCGGCGTTCCGCCACCGTCCAGGACCCGCGCCTGCTCCGGGTGCTCGACAGCGCGAGCGTCGACGGGCTCCACTACGTCGTCAACGAGTGGGGCGAGGGCACCTCGCTCAACCACCTCATCGCCGAGGAGCCCCTCTCCCCGGTCCGCGCCGCATGGCTGGTCTCCGAGGTGGCAGGGATGATCGCCGCCGGCCACGCCGCCGGAGTGGCCCACGGGCGCCTGGTCCCCGAGAACGTCCTCATCGACACCACCGGAGCCGTGAAGATCATCGGCTTCGCGGTCGACGCGGCCCTGCACGGCCTGCCGCCGGGCCGTGCATCGGCCGACATCACCGACCTCGGTGGCCTGCTCTACGCCGCCCTCACCGGACGCTGGAGCGGCGTCTCCGAGTCCGGTGTGCCGTCCGCACCGATCGAGCACGGCCGGCCGCTTCGCCCGCGCCAGGTGCGTGCCGGCGTTCCGCGGGTGCTCGACGGCATCTGCGACAGCCTGCTCGGCGCCGGCACGCGCTTCACGAGCGCGGCGGAGGTCGCCGAGGCGCTCACCGACTACATCGGCGACCCGGCGACCGTCGCAGCCGCCGAAGCCGACCGGCTGCGCACCGGCACCACGCCCGTACGCCGCCCCGGCACCGACGACACCGACGCGACCGGCGCCCTCGCGGCCGTGACCGCACCGGTCCCCGTTCCGCCGATGGACGGGCCGTCGCCCGACGACACCGTGCTCACCCCCGCCGTGACCGAGGACGACGTCGAGCGCACCCAGATCGGCGCGCCCGTGTTCGGCGACGCCGACGACCCCGAGGCTGCTGCGCTGGCCGACCCCGACTGGCACACGCCGTCGGAGGTCGCACCCGCTCCTCCCCCGCCGTTCGAGGAGGTGCCGGAGCGGCCGCTCTTCGCGCCCGACCCGCCCGAGGGACGGCTGCGACGGCTGCCGCCACCGACCTCCGCCGACGCGGGCTTCTGGCCCTTCGGCAACACGGGCGAGCTGCCGGCGATCCCTGCCGTCGAGGAGAAGGAGCCGGCCGAGCCGGTCCCCGGGCGGAGCTGGCTGCGCGGCGCCCTCGTGCTGCTGGCGATCCTGGTCCTGCTCCCGATGGCCTACGTCATCGCAGGCCTGGTCCGGCACGACGGTGACACCTCGACCGGCTCGGGCAGCGGCGGCCCCTCGGCGTCCGCGAAGCCGCTCCCCGGCGTGCGGGCCACGGCGTTCGACCCGCTCGGCGACAACGACGAGCACAACAGCGATGCCGCGCTGGCCGTCGACGGCAAGGCCACCACGGCATGGACGACCTCGGGCTACGACCAGGACCTCGGCCCGGCCGGCCTCAAGGCGGGTGTCGGGCTGGTGCTCGACCTCGGCGCGAGCCACACGGTGACGTCCGTGGACGTGACGGTGCAGGGTGGGGCGACCTCGCTGCAGCTCTTCGCAGCGGGTGGCACGTCTCCCGGCACGGTCGACGGGCTCGACGCCGTCGCCTCGGGCTCCGGCAGCTCCACCATCACGCTCACCCCGACGAAGGCGTTCTCGTCGCGGTTCCTCGTCGTGTGGATGACCAGCCTCCCGCAGGTCTCCGGACAGTTCCGCGGCGCGATCGCCGAGGTCGAGGTCCACGCGTGAGCGAGAGCGGGCCGGAGGGATCCGACGCCGACCTGCTCGCCGCCCACGTCGACGGTGACCCCGAGGCGTTCGGGCTGCTCTTCCGGCGGCACCGCGACCGGCTGTGGGCCGTCGCGCTCCGGACCCTGGGGGACCCCGACGACGCGGCCGACGCCCTGCAGGACGCGATGGTCTCGGCCTTCCGTCGTGCGGCGTCCTGGCGCGGCGAGGCCGCCGTGACCACCTGGCTGCACCGGATCGTCGTCAACGCGTGCCTCGACCGGGTGCGCCACGAACGGATCCGCACCGCGGACCCGTTGCCCGACGACCTCGAGACCCGCCTGCGCTCACCGGAGCGGGCTCCCGTCGAGCCGGCGGTGGTGGCCGAGGCCCACGACCGGCGTGCCGTCGTGCTCGATGCGCTCGCGTCCCTCCCCGCCGAGCAGCGCGCTGCCCTCGTGCTCGTCGACATGGAGGGCTACTCCGTCGCCGAGGCGGCGACGATCCTCGACTGCGCGGTGGGCACGGTGAAGTCGCGCTGTGCCCGCGGACGCGCCCGGCTCGCGCCCCTGCTCGGCGTTCTCCGTGAGACCGGGGACACCCCCGACCCCGGGAACCCGCCGGCCGATGCCGACGTCCCATCCACGAGCCCCAGCCGCGCCCCGCCGGCCGACGGCACCGTCCAGCCCGCCTGACCCGACCGATCCCGCGACCCCCGAGGAGGTGACCATGTCCGAGGACCTCACGCCCGACCAGACCGACGCCGTACGCCGCTCCCTGCGCGCCGCGCGCCACGAGGAGCCGCTGCCGGACGACGTCGCCGCACGCCTCGACGAGCGCCTCGCCGGGCTGGTGGCGGAGCGTTCGGCCGGGGCGCCGGCCGACGTCGCGCCCGTGGTCCCGCTGCGCCGGCGCCGGTGGCCCGCGGTCCTGGCGGCTGCCGCGGCCCTCACCGCGATCGGCCTCGGCGGCACCCAGCTGCTGCACCGCGGCGACCACGCCGACTCGCTCACGACCGCCGACCGGGCCGAGGCGACGGCCCCCTCGCCCTCGAGCCGCGCCGGTGCCGGGAACGTCGACGGCGCCCTCGACAACCTGGGCGGCCAGATGCAGCTCGCGATCACCCCCGAGATCCGCGCGGACCTGGCCCGCGCAGGCATCCGCCACGTGCGCCCGCTGCCGACCGGCGACCCGGCGCTCAGCAGCGTGGCCAAGGACGCCGCGCCCACGGCACCCCAGGAGGACGCGCGCGTCCCGTCGGCGTACGCAGCCTCGGCCGCCGCCTGCGGTGCGACCTTGCCGGATGACCTTCCCGACGGCAGCCGGATCTTCAGCGGCGTACGCGACGCGGAGCCGGTGCTCATCGTGCTCCGGCCGGAGATCGCGGCGACGCTCGTGACGGCGTATCCCTGTGACGGAGGCGTGCCGACGACGCTCCCGCTGGACTGAGCCGGGCCGCGGAACAACGCGCGCCTAGGATCGGTTGAGCAGCACACGTCACCCGATCCACCGGCCAGGAGGCCAACCGCTCATGAGCGAAGTCCGCAACGTCATCATCATCGGCTCCGGCCCGGCCGGTTACACCGCCGCGGTCTACGCCGCGCGCGCCAGCCTGAAGCCGCTGGTCTTCGAGGGTGCGGTCAGCGCGGGCGGTGCCCTCATGCAGACCACCGAGGTCGAGAACTACCCCGGCTTCCGCGACGGCATCATGGGCCCGGCCCTGATGGACGAGATGCGTGCCCAGGCCGAGCGCTTCGGCGCCGAGCTGGTCACCGACGACGTCACCGAGGTCGACCTCACCGGTGACATCAAGGTCGTCAAGACCTACGACGGCGAGTTCCGCGCCCGCTCCGTCATCCTCGCGATGGGTTCGGCCCACCGGAAGCTCGGCCTCCCCAACGAGGACGCGCTCTCCGGCCGGGGCGTCTCCTACTGCGCGACCTGCGACGGCTTCTTCTTCCGCGAGCAGGCGATCGCGGTCATCGGCGGCGGCGACTCGGCCGTCGAGGAGGCCACCTTCCTGAGCCGCTTCGCCTCGAAGGTCTACCTGGTGCACCGTCGCGACGAGCTGCGCGCCTCGAAGGCGATGCAGGAGCGCGCCTTCGCCGACCCGAAGATCGAGATGGTCTGGAACGCCGAGGTCGCCTCGATCAACGGCACCGAGTCGCTGGAAGGCCTGACCCTGCGCGACACCGTCACGGGCGAGACCCGCGACCTCGCGGTCACCGGCCTCTTCGTCGCCATCGGCCACGACCCGCGCTCCGAGCTCGTCAAGGGTCAGGTCGACCTCGACTCCGAGGGCTACGTCCTGGTGAACTCGCCCAACACGCACACCAACCTCGCGGGCGTCTTCGGTGCCGGCGACCTGGTCGACACCCACTACATGCAGGCGATCACCGCCGCGGGCTCGGGCTGCGCCTCGGCTCTCGACGCCGAGCGCTACATCGCGGCCCTCGACCACGCGGCCTCCACGGCCGGCTCGGCCGAGGCCACCGCCGTCGAGGCCGGCTGCGAGACCGTCTGATCCCGCGCCGTCCCGGGGAATGCATCCGGGCGACGTAGTGTTTGAACCCCCGTACCAAGCCTCTGAGCTGACTACCCCGCGCTCACCAACACCGGTCGAGCAGGGAAACCGAAAGGGAAAACCGTGGGCAACATCCCCGCCGTGACCGACGCCGCGTTCGACGCCGACGTCCTCAAGTCCGACAAGCCGGTCCTCGTGGACTTCTGGGCCGAGTGGTGCGGCCCGTGCCGCCAGGTCGCCCCGATCCTGGACGAGATCAACACCGCCCACGGCGACAAGATCACGTTCCTCAAGATGAACGTCGACGAGAACCCGGTGACGCCGTCCAACTACCGCGTCACGGGCATCCCGACCCTCGCCGTCTTCCAGAACGGCGAGATCGTCAAGACCATCGTCGGCGCCAAGCCGAAGGGCGCGCTCCTCAAGGAGCTCGAGGACTTCATCGGCTGAAGCCGGGCCGCTGAGCAGCCGAGCACGATCGGCTGACGAAGACGCCACGCGAGGCCGCCTCTCCCGCACGGGAGAGGCGGCCTTCGTCGTACCGGGATCTCCATGGCGCCGCGCGAGGGTCGCCTGAGAGAATGCGCCGTGCGCCAGATTCGTCAGAGCAAGAAGCTGCAGGGTGTCCGGTACGACGTGCGCGGACCGATCCTCGTCGAGGCCCAGCGGCTCGAGGCCGAGGGCCACCGGATCCTCAAGCTCAACATCGGCAACACCGGCCCGTTCGGCTTCGAGCCGCCGGAGCAGATCGTCGCCGACATGGTGCACCACCTGCAGAAGGCCGCGGGCTACAGCGACTCCAAGGGCATCTGGTCGGCGCGCACCGCCGTCATGAACTACTACCAGTCGCACGGTCTGCGCGACGTCGGCGTCGACGACATCTACATCGGCAACGGCGTCTCCGAGCTGATCTCGATGGTGCTGCAGACGTTCATCGACGACGGCAACGAGATCCTCGTGCCGGCGCCCGACTACCCGCTGTGGACGGCAGCCGTCACCCTGAGCGGTGGCACCCCGGTCCACTACCTCTGCGACGAGACCAACGGCTGGAACCCCGACCTCGCCGACATCGAGTCGAAGATCACCGAGAACACCCACGCCCTGGTGATCATCAACCCCAACAACCCGACGGGCGCGGTCTACTCCGAGGACGTCGTCAAGGGCCTGGTCGACATCGCCCGGCGGCACAACCTGGTGCTGATGGCCGACGAGATCTACGAGAAGATCCTCTTCGACGACGCGGTGCACCACCATGCTGCGACGTATGCCGGCGACGACGTGCTCTGCCTGACCTTCTCGGGACTCTCCAAGGCGTACCGGGTCTGCGGCTACCGCGCCGGCTGGGTGATGGTGTCGGGGCCGAAGGAGATCGCCACCGACTTCCTCGAGGGCCTGACCCTCATCGCCAACATGCGCATGTGCTCCAACGTGCCGGCACAGCACGCGATCCAGGCGGCGCTCGGCGGCTACCAGTCGATCGAGGAGCTGATCGTGCCGGGCGGCCGGTTCTACGACCAGGCGATGCTCGCCGACCGGCTGCTCAACGAGATCCCCGGCGTCTCCAACGTGACGCCGAAGGGCGCGCTCTACTGCTTCCCGCGGCTGGACCCCGAGGTCTACCCGATCGAGGACGACCAGCAGTTCGTGATCGACCTGCTGCGCGCCAAGAAGATCCTGGTCACCCACGGCACCGGCTTCAACTGGCCGAAGCCGGATCACTTCCGGCTGGTCACGCTGCCGGACGAGAAGGTGCTGAGCGAGGCGATCGAGCGGATCGCGGAGTTCCTGGAGATCCGCCGCCAGGGCTGACACCTGCACGAACCGACACAGAGACGTGTCACCGTGTCGGTTCCTGCAGGGTCGGCGCCGCCGACCCGACCGGCACCCCGAGGACGGCGGCGAGCTCACCGCCATGCGTCAGCTGCGGGTGGTGCCCGGCACCGGGGACGATGACCAGCTCGACGTTCCGCCGGGCGAGCTGCCCGGCCACGTCGCTGGCAAGCGGGTCATCGCTGCCCGTGACGATCCGGACCGGCCCGTCGAACCGCGCGAGCGCCTCCCGCAGCTCGCCCCGCCACTGCTCGGAACCGGCCCGGGCGAGCTGGGCGGCCACACGGCCCGCGGTACGGCGCCGGAGGTCGCCGACGCTCGACACGAGGTCCTCGGCGTGCAGGTCGCTGCCGGTCAGCTGCCGGGAGAGCCGCAGCGGGTCCGTGTGGCGCAGCCAGTGCCGGACCAGCGGCCGGACCCGGACCGAGGCCGGCATCCGGCCCTGGAGGAAGAACGGTGCGACCAGCGTCAGCGACCCGACCCGCCCGGGGAAGCGGTCTGCTGCGAGCACCGCGGCGGCCGCGCCGACCGAGTGGCCGACGAGGTGGACCGGACCGTCAGCCCCGACGAGGGAAGCAAGCCACGTGTCCCAGTCCTCCACGCCCGAGCCGCCGCTGAGCCCGAGGCCGGGCAGGTCGACGGCACGCGCGCCGATGGAGCGGGCGACGCCCGCCCAGGTGTCGGCGTTCACCGGCAGGCCGGGGAGGATCACGCGGTCGGAGCCGGCGACGCCGACCTCGAACGTCCGGACACCACCGACGTCGACGAACCGCCGGTCCCCGGCCGGGGCGGCGCCGAAGCGGTGCGCGGCGAGGTGGTCGCCCCACCGCTCGAGCGAGACCCGCACGTCGGGCGTCTGGATCCCGTGCCGTGCCGCGAGCTCGCGGGCTGACGCAGTCGGGTAGCGGTCCGAGGAGAGGAAGGTGAGCGTCTCGGGGTCCGCCTTGGTGATCGACTGCGGCAGTCGGGTGAGCAGACCGACGGGGAGCCGCAGCCGCGGGACCTTCACGCCGAGGTGCCGGCCCACATGGCCGAGCAGGTCCGCGAGCGGCGGCGTGTCGTCGTCGAGGACCCAGTAGGCGTGGCCGGCGGCTGCCGGATCCGCGGCCGCAGCCACCATGAAGGCCGCCAGGTGGTCGACGGTGAGGACGGGCAGGAAGGTCCTCTCGTCGCCCGGCAGCGCCGCGAGCCTGCCCTCCCACAGCTGCCCGATCGACGACGCGATGCCGATCTGCTGGTCGGTCTCGCCCGTCCGGCTGTCGCCGATGACGGTCGCCGGGTTCACCATGGTCCACGGCACCCCGCGCTCGGCGGCACGCGCCTGGAAGACCGCGTCGGCCTCCATCTTCGACGCTTCGTAGGCACCCAGCTCGGCGTACGTCGCGGCACGGCGCTCCGCCGACCAGGGCACCCCCGCCGGGTCCTGGCCTCCGACCCGGTAGCCAGAGACGTAGACGACCCGCTGGAGGTCCGGGATGCCGGCAGCGAAGTCGACCACCTTCTCGACGAGGTCCACGTTCCCGCGGCGGGCCTCCTCGACGCTCATGCCGAACCGGAAGTCGCCGGCGCACTGGTGGATCTCCGTGACGTCCGCGAACGCCGACGGCCCACCGGCGAGGATCTCCTCGGCGTCGAAGTCGACGATCGCCGTGGCGATGCTCCGTGCGAGGCCGTGGTCGCGGAGCCACCGCTCCACGCGGGCGCCGGACTCCGGCGTACGCACTGCGGCGGTCACGTCGGCGCCGTCGGCGGCGAGGGTCAGCATCAGGTGGCGACCGATCAGCCCGGAGGCGCCGAAGACGAGGGCGTGCCGGGTCATCGCGCCGCTCCCGCGGTCCCGCAGCGCTGGTCGACGAGCTCCGCGAGGACGTCCGCGGCGTTCGCCAGCGGCTGGGTGCTGCGCAGGGCGCGCGAGACGATGACTGCGCCTTCGATCGTCGCGACCACGACCGTCGCCAGCTCGCGGGCCTCACCCGCAGCGAGACCGTTGCTCTCGAGGAACGCCGCCGTCGGGGAGATCCAGGACTCGAAGGCCGTCGCGCACGCCTCGCGCAGGCGCTCGCTCTCGGCACCCATCTCGAGGGTGACCACCGAGACCGGGCACCCCAGCTGGAAGCCGCTGTCGCCCACGATGGCCGAGAGCGCCGCGATCGCGGCACGGATGGAGCCGGCGGGCGTGCCCGCCTCGAGTGCCGCCTCCGCGATCAACGTCTCGAAGCGCCGGGCCGCGAGCTCGACCGCCGCGAGACCGAGGCCCTCCTTGCCGTCAGGGAAGTGGAAGTAGACCGACCCCTTGGGGGCGGACGCGTGCGCGATGACGGCGCTGAGACCGGTGCCGCTGTAGCCGTTCGTCTGGATGAGCTCGAGCATCGACTCCGCGAGCCGTGCCTTCGTCAGGTCTCCCTTGGTTGCCATAGGGAGAAACTAGACCGGTCTACATATTTTGGCAAGCGGCGCTGGCCCGTGCCCTCCACGGCGGTCGGGCTAGCCCTGGCCGGAGCCCTCTCCCCGCACCGCGGGAGGCGCCGGCTTCGGCTGCTTCACCGGCCGGACGGCGTCGAGCAGCGCGCCGATCGCCTGCTCGACCTCGTCCTTCCAGCGCAGCGTGGAGCGCAGCTCCATCCGCATCCGCGGGTACGACGGGTGGGCACGCTGGGTGCGGAACCCGAGCGCGGTGAGGAAGCCGGTCGGGAGGACGCAGCCGTGCGGGTGACGCCGACTGTCACCGAACGCCTCGAGGGCCAGGACGTCGCGGTCGACCAGGTCCTTCGCGGCAGCGCGCACGAGCAGCCGGCCGAGCCCACCGCCGCGGTAGCCGGGGTCCACGTGGACGGTCAGCAGCTGCACCGCGTCGGGCGTCACAGGAGCGGTCGGCAGGACGCCACTGCCCGGCGCGAAGGCGGGCGGCGCGTAGAGCGCGTGCGCGGCAACCCGGTCGCCGTCGAGCAGGACGTGGCCGCAGGCGCCCCACTCGCGCAGCACCTCGGAGACCCAGTCACGCTTCTCCTCCGCTGCCTCGGCGGCGGTGAGGCGCGCCCGACGTACCGGGTCGAGCTGCCAGAAGAGGCAGTCGTGTCCGTGGCCCTCGACCGCAGCGAGGTGGTCGACCGCCAGGCGGACGGGACGACGCGACAAACCCATGGACGCCACCTCCTATCCTTGACTCCATCATGAGCGACATCACCCGCGGGAGCACGCGGCTCGACCAGTACGTCGACAGGTACGCCGCGCGCACCGAGGGGATGAAGGCCTCCGAGGTCCGCGCCCTCTTCTCCGTGGCCAGCCGGCCCGAGGTCGTCAGCCTCGCCGGCGGCATGCCCAACATCAGCGACCTCCCGCTCGACGTGGTCGGCAAGGGCATCGCCGACCTGATCGCCCACGACGGTCCGGTCGCCATGCAGTACGGCTCCGGCCAGGGCACCCCCGAGCTGCGCGAGCAGATCTGCGAGGTCATGCGGCTCGAGGGCATCGAGGCGCACCCCGACGACGTCGTCGTGACCGTCGGCTCACAGCAGGCCGTCGACCTGGTGACCCGCATCTTCTGCGACCCGGGTGACGTGGTGCTCTGCGAGGCGCCCAGCTACCTGGGCGCGCTGGGCGTCTTCCGGGCCTACGAGGCCGACGTCGTGCACGTCGAGATGGACGCCGACGGCCTCGTGCCGGAGGCACTGGCCCAGGCGATCGCGGTCACCAGGGCGGCCGGCAAGACGATCAAGTTCCTCTACACGATCCCGAACTACCACAACCCCGGTGGCATCTCGCTGAGCGCCGAGCGCCGTCCCGAGATCCTCCGGATCTGCCGCGAGGCCGACATCCTCATCCTCGAGGACAACCCCTACGGCCTGCTCGGCTTCGAGGGCACGATCCACCGCGCGCTCCGCGCCGACGAGCCCGAGGGTGTCATCTACCTCGGCTCCTTCTCCAAGACCTTCGCCCCCGGGTTCCGCGTCGGCTGGGCGCTCGCGCCCCACGCAGTGCGCGAGAAGCTCGTGCTCGCGCAGGAGTCGGCCACGCTCTGCCCGAGCGCCTTCTCGCAGTTGGCGATCTCCAGGTACCTCGAGAACCACGACTGGCTGGGCCAGGTCGAGGCGTTCCGTGCGATGTACAAGGAGCGCCGCGACGCGATGATCAGCGCGCTCGAGGACTTCATGCCGGCTGCCTGCCGCTGGAACGTCCCGACCGGCGGCTTCTACGTCTGGCTCACCCTTCCGCCGGGCATCGACGCGAAGGCGATGCTGCCCCGCGCGGTCACCGCCCGTGTCGCCTACGTCCCCGGCACGGCGTTCTTCGCCGACGGGTTCGGCTCCTCCTCCATGCGGCTCTCCTTCTGCTACCCCACCCCGGAGCGGATCCGCGAGGGCGTACGCCGACTGGCCGGCGTGCTCGAGGCGGAGATGGAGCTGCGCGAGACCTTCGGCGCGACCGGCACCATCCCGGCGATCCGCGCCTCCGACTACGACGCGCCCAGCAACGACCTGTCCTGACCCGCGCACCCCCTGGAGACGACGTGACCGAGAACCCCGTGCCCGCCGACCGCCCCGCCGGCCGGATCGTGGTGCTCGCGGGCGGCCTGTCCCACGAGCGCGACGTGTCGCTCCGCTCGGGACGCCGCGTGGCCGAGGCCCTGCGCTCGGCCGGCCTCGAGGTCGAGGAGCGTGACGTCGACTCCTCGCTGCTGCCCGATCTGCTCGCGTCGAAGCCGGCCTGCGTCGTCCCGATGCTGCACGGCGAGACCGGTGAGGACGGCACGATCCGTGAGGTCCTCGACCTGCTCGGCGTCCCCTACGTCGGCGCCGTCGCCGAGGCCTGCCGGGTCGCCTTCGACAAGCCCGTGGCGAAGACGGTGGCCGAGCGCGCGGGCCTGCACACCCCGGCCTCCGTCGTGCTGCCCGCGGAGTCGTTCCGCGAGCTCGGCGCCGCGGCGGTCATGGACCTGATCGTGGAGCGCCTCGGCCTGCCCCTCATGGTGAAGCCGGCCAAGAGCGGCTCGGCGCTGGGCTGCACGGTCGTCCGCTCCGCCGACGAGCTGCCGTCGGCGATGGTCAGCGCCTACGCCTACGGCACGGTCGCGCTGCTGGAGCAGTTCGTCGAGGGTGAGGAGGTCGCCGTGCCGATCGTCGACGACGGCTCCGGTCCCCGTGCCCTCCCGGTCGTCGGCATCAAGCCCGACAGCGGCGTCTACGACTTCACGGCGCGCTACACCGCCGGCAGCACGACGTTCCAGACCCCGGCGAAGCTCTCCGACGAGCTCACGGCCGAGTGCCAGCGCGTCGCGCTCACCGCGCACGCGGCGTTCGGCCTGCGCGACCTGTCGCGCTCGGACCTGATCGTGGACGCCGAGGGCACCGTCTGGTTCCTCGAGGTCAACGTCGCGCCGGGCTTCACCGAGACCTCGATCGTGCCGCTCGCGGTGCAGTCCGCGGGGCTCGACCTCGGCACGGTGGTCGCCGACATCATCAGCGCGGCTGCGAGGCGCTGATACCCCGCGGCCTCCGCACGGCGGGTAGTCGTTGTTCCTGGCGAACAACGTCAGGCGGGGGATTCACCTCGCCACGTCAGGAATCTGTCGCTTCCCTCCACCACCATGGCAGTCTGGGGCCTCTCTCCGCCCCGACGCACGGTCGACCGGACAGCACCCGAGGAGCACGCCCGCATGGACATCACCTACCCGATCATCATCGCCGCCGCGAAGTCCTGGTTCCGGCTCGGCGGCATGACGATCGACTTCGAGGGCTGGGAGAACATCCCCTCGGAGGGCGGCGCCGTGATGGCCACCAACCACAACTCTTACCTCGACTTCATCGTCTCGGGCTACCCGGGCGTGAAGAAGAAGCGCTACACCCGGTTCATGGCGAAGAAGGAGGTCTTCGATCACAAGGTCGGCGGCCCGCTGATGCGCTCCTTCCACCACCTGGCCGTGGACCGGGCCAACGGTGCGGAGGCGTTCCAGGTCGCCGTCGACGCCCTCAAGGCCGGCGAGATCGTGGGTGTCTACCCCGAGGCGACCATCTCGCGCTCGTTCCTGATCAAGGACATCAAGTCCGGCGCCGTCCGGATGGCCGTCGAGGCCGGCGTCCCGATCATCCCCGTCGCGCACTTCGGCATGCACCGCGTGCAGACCAAGGGCCATGCCCGTGACCTGTCGCGCGGCAAGACCCTGGTGATCCGCGTGGGCGAGCCGTTCGTGCCCGAGGGCACCGACGTCGCCGCCGACACCGCCGAGCTCAAGCGCCGCATGTCCGACCTCCTCGAGGAGTGCATCGCGGCGTACCCGGCCGACCAGAAGCCCGCGGGCGCCTGGTGGGTGCCCGCCAGCCACGGCGGCTCCGCCCCGTCGCTGGAGGAGGCCGAGCGGCTCGACGCCGAGGAGAAGAAGTCGCGCGCCGAGCGCAAGGCCGCCAAGGCTGCGGCGAAGGCGGCCGCAGCCAAGGGCTGACGCCTCAGGCGTCGGGGACTACTCCGGGAGCGGCGGCAACCTGACCGGGCTCGGCGCGGTCCACCCCCGCCAGATGGTGAGCAGCCGGAAACCCGTCGTCGCGGCCACACCGAGCAGCACCACCGCGACAGTAGGGGCGTCGAGGCGCATCGCCGCCACGGTCAGCGCGGCGCCGGCGAGAGCCGTCGTGCCGTAGAGCTGGGTGCCGGAC
The sequence above is a segment of the Nocardioides jiangxiensis genome. Coding sequences within it:
- a CDS encoding D-alanine--D-alanine ligase family protein, with amino-acid sequence MTENPVPADRPAGRIVVLAGGLSHERDVSLRSGRRVAEALRSAGLEVEERDVDSSLLPDLLASKPACVVPMLHGETGEDGTIREVLDLLGVPYVGAVAEACRVAFDKPVAKTVAERAGLHTPASVVLPAESFRELGAAAVMDLIVERLGLPLMVKPAKSGSALGCTVVRSADELPSAMVSAYAYGTVALLEQFVEGEEVAVPIVDDGSGPRALPVVGIKPDSGVYDFTARYTAGSTTFQTPAKLSDELTAECQRVALTAHAAFGLRDLSRSDLIVDAEGTVWFLEVNVAPGFTETSIVPLAVQSAGLDLGTVVADIISAAARR
- a CDS encoding TetR/AcrR family transcriptional regulator — encoded protein: MATKGDLTKARLAESMLELIQTNGYSGTGLSAVIAHASAPKGSVYFHFPDGKEGLGLAAVELAARRFETLIAEAALEAGTPAGSIRAAIAALSAIVGDSGFQLGCPVSVVTLEMGAESERLREACATAFESWISPTAAFLESNGLAAGEARELATVVVATIEGAVIVSRALRSTQPLANAADVLAELVDQRCGTAGAAR
- a CDS encoding GNAT family N-acetyltransferase, with translation MGLSRRPVRLAVDHLAAVEGHGHDCLFWQLDPVRRARLTAAEAAEEKRDWVSEVLREWGACGHVLLDGDRVAAHALYAPPAFAPGSGVLPTAPVTPDAVQLLTVHVDPGYRGGGLGRLLVRAAAKDLVDRDVLALEAFGDSRRHPHGCVLPTGFLTALGFRTQRAHPSYPRMRMELRSTLRWKDEVEQAIGALLDAVRPVKQPKPAPPAVRGEGSGQG
- a CDS encoding PLP-dependent aminotransferase family protein; translated protein: MSDITRGSTRLDQYVDRYAARTEGMKASEVRALFSVASRPEVVSLAGGMPNISDLPLDVVGKGIADLIAHDGPVAMQYGSGQGTPELREQICEVMRLEGIEAHPDDVVVTVGSQQAVDLVTRIFCDPGDVVLCEAPSYLGALGVFRAYEADVVHVEMDADGLVPEALAQAIAVTRAAGKTIKFLYTIPNYHNPGGISLSAERRPEILRICREADILILEDNPYGLLGFEGTIHRALRADEPEGVIYLGSFSKTFAPGFRVGWALAPHAVREKLVLAQESATLCPSAFSQLAISRYLENHDWLGQVEAFRAMYKERRDAMISALEDFMPAACRWNVPTGGFYVWLTLPPGIDAKAMLPRAVTARVAYVPGTAFFADGFGSSSMRLSFCYPTPERIREGVRRLAGVLEAEMELRETFGATGTIPAIRASDYDAPSNDLS
- a CDS encoding lysophospholipid acyltransferase family protein, translated to MAVWGLSPPRRTVDRTAPEEHARMDITYPIIIAAAKSWFRLGGMTIDFEGWENIPSEGGAVMATNHNSYLDFIVSGYPGVKKKRYTRFMAKKEVFDHKVGGPLMRSFHHLAVDRANGAEAFQVAVDALKAGEIVGVYPEATISRSFLIKDIKSGAVRMAVEAGVPIIPVAHFGMHRVQTKGHARDLSRGKTLVIRVGEPFVPEGTDVAADTAELKRRMSDLLEECIAAYPADQKPAGAWWVPASHGGSAPSLEEAERLDAEEKKSRAERKAAKAAAKAAAAKG